A region from the Spea bombifrons isolate aSpeBom1 chromosome 7, aSpeBom1.2.pri, whole genome shotgun sequence genome encodes:
- the LOC128501622 gene encoding fibrinogen-like protein 1-like protein codes for MLRITCFLLLVNALRSAAQDVKALGIANIDMVPNVTKVLNLKDVFSRKVFYTRDCDELYRLGHRQNGLYVIRPEGSPKLVVQCFMYDCAGWTVIQRNSFNTEITWSESWTTYKYGYGNIESDHWLGNHYIHLLTAQKWNKVRIDLVSPENEARHAEYDSFYVTGEDEKYRLRLGTYSGDAGDSMTSGALKNMHDNMRFSTHDNDNDRRYNANCADEHGGGWWYDFCYDAQLNKKNGIHWETLCDHNCKRSVMMIKPVHMYCYRA; via the exons ATGCTGCGGATCACGTGCTTTCTGCTTCTCGTGAACGCCCTGCGCTCGGCGGCTCAAGACGTTAAAGCTTTAGGCATCGCCAACATCGACATGGTTCCCAACGTGACCAAAGTCCTCAACCTCAAAGACGTGTTCAGCAGAAAAG tcttTTATACCAGAGACTGCGATGAACTCTACAGGCTGGGTCACCGGCAGAACGGCCTCTACGTCATCCGACCAGAAGGCTCGCCCAAGCTGGTGGTCCAGTGTTTCATGTACGACTGCGCCGGGTGGACGGTCATCCAGAGGAACAGCTTCAACACGGAGATCACGTGGAGCGAGTCCTGGACCACCTACAAGTACGGCTACGGGAACATCGAATCCGACCACTGGCTGGGCAACCACTACATTCATCTCCTAACGGCTCAGAAGTGGAACAAAGTGAGGATCGACCTGGTGAGCCCGGAGAACGAGGCGCGCCACGCGGAGTACGACAGCTTCTACGTGACCGGCGAGGACGAGAAGTACCGGCTGCGGTTAGGGACGTACAGCGGAGACGCCGGGGACTCCATGACGTCCGGCGCCCTAAAAAACATGCACGACAACATGAGGTTCTCCACGCACGACAACGACAACGACCGCAGGTACAACGCCAACTGCGCCGACGAGCACGGCGGGGGGTGGTGGTACGACTTCTGCTACGACGCGCAGCTCAACAAGAAAAACGGCATCCATTGGGAGACGCTGTGCGACCATAACTGCAAACGCTCCGTGATGATGATAAAGCCCGTCCACATGTACTGTTACCGAGCGTAG
- the TMEM177 gene encoding transmembrane protein 177 isoform X1, which translates to MRAGGPLRMATPFLWRVVGFTQRYRGRLLAVASAGLFSASISYHVFPEQTFRKLYQGWSKGEPVQLSAGLRSLFREVLQEAQITSASGYRPFAAFGFQPVGAGLPWLPGGCLIGIPANYNTSAAGNRVGIADRVLMVNGKQVDWRSEEGERLKDALILSPAAQKFSLAREALYSQSNGPVIKAVVAPFCFSGVCLSSVAIKQLLGLYTGPIVVRGLYNACVILLGITGYFLCDDAVTRWLDFRTDRKAAGINESYARGGLEFYDKVLARNRILRGLMGEEGERIYAPSGNLFPKHYLRLKYTPYTSRRNHIQQALDTQKV; encoded by the exons ATGCGCGCTGGAG GTCCGCTGAGAATGGCGACCCCTTTCCTATGGAGAGTCGTTGGATTCACCCAGAGGTACCGGGGCAGACTCCTGGCCGTGGCGTCCGCCGGACTCTTCTCCGCCAGCATTTCCTACCACGTGTTCCCCGAGCAGACGTTCCGGAAGCTTTATCAGGGATGGTCCAAAGGGGAGCCGGTGCAGCTCAGCGCCGGACTGCGGAGTCTCTTCCGGGAGGTTCTACAGGAAGCCCAAATAACATCCGCCTCGGGGTACCGGCCCTTCGCGGCCTTTGGGTTTCAACCCGTCGGTGCCGGCCTCCCCTGGCTCCCCGGGGGCTGTTTGATTGGCATTCCGGCCAACTATAACACCTCGGCGGCGGGTAACAGAGTTGGGATCGCAGATCGCGTCCTGATGGTTAACGGAAAgcaggtggattggagaagcgaGGAAGGAGAACGTTTAAAAGACGCCCTGATTTTATCTCCCGCCGCCCAGAAGTTCTCTTTGGCCCGGGAAGCGCTTTATTCCCAGAGCAACGGCCCCGTTATAAAAGCCGTCGTGGCCCCTTTCTGCTTCTCCGGCGTCTGTCTTTCCAGCGTTGCCATAAAGCAGCTCTTGGGTCTGTACACCGGGCCGATCGTGGTACGGGGACTGTATAACGCCTGCGTTATTTTGCTCGGGATCACCGGCTATTTCTTGTGTGACGACGCGGTCACCCGGTGGCTGGATTTCAGGACTGACCGGAAGGCAGCCGGTATTAATGAATCGTATGCCCGCGGCGGGCTGGAGTTCTATGACAAAGTGCTAGCCCGTAATAGGATTCTGCGGGGTCTTATGGGGGAGGAGGGGGAAAGAATTTACGCCCCGAGTGGCAATTTATTTCCAAAACATTATCTGAGGCTGAAATACACTCCTTACACCTCCCGACGAAATCACATACAGCAGGCTCTGGACACGCAGAAGGTGTAA
- the TMEM177 gene encoding transmembrane protein 177 isoform X2: MATPFLWRVVGFTQRYRGRLLAVASAGLFSASISYHVFPEQTFRKLYQGWSKGEPVQLSAGLRSLFREVLQEAQITSASGYRPFAAFGFQPVGAGLPWLPGGCLIGIPANYNTSAAGNRVGIADRVLMVNGKQVDWRSEEGERLKDALILSPAAQKFSLAREALYSQSNGPVIKAVVAPFCFSGVCLSSVAIKQLLGLYTGPIVVRGLYNACVILLGITGYFLCDDAVTRWLDFRTDRKAAGINESYARGGLEFYDKVLARNRILRGLMGEEGERIYAPSGNLFPKHYLRLKYTPYTSRRNHIQQALDTQKV; the protein is encoded by the coding sequence ATGGCGACCCCTTTCCTATGGAGAGTCGTTGGATTCACCCAGAGGTACCGGGGCAGACTCCTGGCCGTGGCGTCCGCCGGACTCTTCTCCGCCAGCATTTCCTACCACGTGTTCCCCGAGCAGACGTTCCGGAAGCTTTATCAGGGATGGTCCAAAGGGGAGCCGGTGCAGCTCAGCGCCGGACTGCGGAGTCTCTTCCGGGAGGTTCTACAGGAAGCCCAAATAACATCCGCCTCGGGGTACCGGCCCTTCGCGGCCTTTGGGTTTCAACCCGTCGGTGCCGGCCTCCCCTGGCTCCCCGGGGGCTGTTTGATTGGCATTCCGGCCAACTATAACACCTCGGCGGCGGGTAACAGAGTTGGGATCGCAGATCGCGTCCTGATGGTTAACGGAAAgcaggtggattggagaagcgaGGAAGGAGAACGTTTAAAAGACGCCCTGATTTTATCTCCCGCCGCCCAGAAGTTCTCTTTGGCCCGGGAAGCGCTTTATTCCCAGAGCAACGGCCCCGTTATAAAAGCCGTCGTGGCCCCTTTCTGCTTCTCCGGCGTCTGTCTTTCCAGCGTTGCCATAAAGCAGCTCTTGGGTCTGTACACCGGGCCGATCGTGGTACGGGGACTGTATAACGCCTGCGTTATTTTGCTCGGGATCACCGGCTATTTCTTGTGTGACGACGCGGTCACCCGGTGGCTGGATTTCAGGACTGACCGGAAGGCAGCCGGTATTAATGAATCGTATGCCCGCGGCGGGCTGGAGTTCTATGACAAAGTGCTAGCCCGTAATAGGATTCTGCGGGGTCTTATGGGGGAGGAGGGGGAAAGAATTTACGCCCCGAGTGGCAATTTATTTCCAAAACATTATCTGAGGCTGAAATACACTCCTTACACCTCCCGACGAAATCACATACAGCAGGCTCTGGACACGCAGAAGGTGTAA
- the MRAS gene encoding ras-related protein M-Ras has translation MASSAVLGDNLPTYKLVVVGDGGVGKSALTIQFFQKIFVPDYDPTIEDSYLKHTEIDGQWAILDVLDTAGQEEFSAMREQYMRTGDGFLIVYSVTDKASFEHVDRFHQLILRVKDRESFPMILVSNKVDLIHLRKVSSEQGRDMAAKHNIPYIETSAKDPPQNVDKAFHDLVRVIRQQIPEKSQKRKRNTKWRADRASGAHRLQCVVL, from the exons ATGGCGAGCAGCGCCGTGCTCGGCGATAACCTCCCCACCTATAAGCTGGTGGTGGTCGGCGACGGGGGCGTCGGGAAAAGTGCCCTAACCATCCAGTTTTTCCAGAAAATTTTTGTGCCCGATTACGACCCCACAATAGAGGATTCCTATCTGAAGCACACGGAGATCGACGGGCAGTGGGCCATTCTGGACG TGCTGGACACCGCAGGGCAGGAGGAGTTCAGCGCGATGCGGGAGCAGTACATGAGAACGGGAGACGGCTTCCTCATCGTGTACTCCGTCACGGACAAGGCCAGCTTCGAACACGTGGATCGTTTCCACCAGCTCATCCTCCGAGTCAAAGACag AGAATCTTTTCCGATGATCTTGGTGTCAAATAAGGTCGACCTGATACATTTGAGAAAAGTTTCCAGCGAGCAAGGAAGGGACATGGCGGCGAAACACAAC ATCCCGTACATCGAAACGAGCGCCAAGGATCCTCCGCAGAACGTCGATAAAGCTTTCCACGACCTCGTCAGAGTCATCAG GCAGCAAATTCCAGAGAAAAGTCAGAAGCGGAAAAGGAACACGAAGTGGAGAGCGGACCGAGCGAGCGGAGCCCACCGGCTGCAGTGTGTGGTTTTGTGA